In one window of Deinococcus sonorensis KR-87 DNA:
- a CDS encoding toxic anion resistance protein produces the protein MSRSPADHALPMPASTDSEALAELQAQSEVSDERLAELSLTVQRQMRGLTLHPGSDEALAEALRVRRDERFEQVRQAMEESRTHSSRLLDRRLSDFERGPGATISRELPRLRQRLLDLAPEGGGLKRRLLRVVPFARGGERETLRLQSGRRQIQAVVDSLAASREQLLQDHRELDALGVQLTQSVRQLRLELLQNLVARRELQHELQRADLSAARRQVLEQHLLLPLQQEAVDLSTQLQVALQALVARQDLQDTGRQLIEAVNRASTTTVAALETGLVLAGVLQEQARVGQLVVDLAKTTEQILLDNARMIRQNAVGTATLAGRPLIRVEVLLQAAETLEEGRREVDALRANQGRELERSLTQLQTLIERSDRLLSQELPESSTTSKLR, from the coding sequence GTGAGCCGCTCCCCTGCCGATCACGCCCTTCCGATGCCCGCCTCGACCGACAGCGAGGCCCTGGCAGAACTGCAGGCCCAGTCTGAGGTCAGCGACGAGCGCCTTGCCGAGCTGAGCCTGACCGTGCAGCGGCAGATGCGCGGCCTGACCCTCCACCCCGGCAGTGACGAAGCGCTGGCCGAGGCGCTGAGGGTCCGCCGTGATGAACGGTTCGAACAGGTGCGTCAGGCCATGGAGGAAAGCCGCACTCACAGCAGCCGCCTGCTCGACCGACGGCTCAGCGACTTTGAACGGGGACCCGGCGCCACCATCAGCCGGGAGTTGCCCCGGCTTCGCCAGCGGCTGCTGGATCTGGCGCCGGAAGGAGGCGGGCTGAAGCGGCGCCTGCTTCGGGTGGTTCCGTTCGCACGGGGCGGTGAACGCGAAACGCTGCGGCTGCAGAGTGGACGACGGCAGATTCAAGCGGTGGTTGATTCGCTGGCCGCCAGCCGCGAACAGCTGCTCCAGGATCACCGGGAACTCGATGCCTTAGGTGTTCAGCTGACCCAGTCGGTCCGTCAGCTGCGCCTGGAGCTGTTGCAGAACCTGGTGGCCCGCCGGGAACTGCAGCACGAACTGCAGCGCGCCGACCTGTCGGCCGCACGCCGACAGGTGCTTGAACAGCACCTGTTGCTCCCCCTGCAGCAGGAAGCTGTGGATCTGAGTACTCAGTTGCAGGTCGCGCTGCAGGCGCTGGTGGCCCGCCAGGACCTGCAGGACACTGGGAGGCAGCTCATCGAGGCGGTCAACCGGGCCAGCACCACGACTGTGGCCGCCCTCGAAACCGGCCTGGTGCTGGCCGGGGTGTTGCAGGAGCAGGCACGGGTTGGCCAGTTGGTTGTGGATCTGGCCAAGACCACCGAGCAGATCCTGCTGGACAATGCCCGGATGATCCGCCAGAACGCAGTGGGCACGGCCACCCTGGCGGGACGTCCGCTGATCCGGGTCGAGGTGTTGCTGCAGGCTGCAGAGACGCTGGAGGAGGGCCGTCGTGAGGTGGACGCGCTGCGCGCCAATCAGGGGCGCGAGCTGGAACGCTCCCTCACTCAGCTCCAAACTCTGATTGAGCGCAGCGACCGCCTGCTCTCCCAGGAGCTTCCGGAGAGCTCTACAACGTCCAAGTTGAGGTAA
- a CDS encoding replication initiator protein A, producing MTLETSREKHAFVRPFDELNLARLSLISMQSRVGRDQYGWEDAYLEGGKPVSVKCVGTVEYLIPHGIDNDVMIGIQNMFLAAGCPASNAVTDTAGGYLRWAGLDRSGRYYRNLRESLMRLSHTNYHVERGWYSGNRFQTVIFRHLHEISFDTGEAGGGLDSRSLITVVLPTPIAESLRRGFIKPLDAQVLAVLEQPATRALYRLLDGSRHDPNRPNERLNLLQTNLVVWARRARILDLRPTKIRRTLDAAHEELIQARYLSAVEYNGRGANTTITYIFAHDIETSDPELYDRLAMHGIAPKMIRELIQRYGNVTVRERLDEAETLSKGKRQPGAGFFVAFIRSPEEYRPRAVVAPGSSSPRQAAQPVLLALPKVEEPDPDARAREQWETMSHSERVRETMRVLRITYGSRFSGGQYEAIRDALEVGAFRPEVLKNNAARALNEGRRDELAAELRMQVFDLNQS from the coding sequence ATGACCCTCGAAACCAGCCGGGAGAAGCATGCGTTCGTTCGTCCATTCGATGAGCTGAATCTTGCCCGGCTGAGCCTGATCTCCATGCAGAGCCGTGTTGGTCGCGATCAGTACGGCTGGGAGGACGCCTATCTGGAGGGCGGCAAGCCTGTCTCAGTCAAATGCGTGGGCACGGTGGAATATCTGATTCCGCACGGCATCGACAACGATGTGATGATCGGCATCCAGAACATGTTCCTCGCCGCCGGTTGCCCCGCCAGCAACGCCGTGACCGACACGGCCGGCGGTTACCTACGCTGGGCCGGGCTGGACCGTTCCGGACGCTACTACCGCAATCTGCGAGAGTCGCTGATGCGGCTGTCACACACCAACTATCACGTCGAACGCGGCTGGTACAGCGGAAACCGCTTCCAGACCGTGATTTTTCGTCACCTGCACGAGATCTCCTTCGATACCGGGGAGGCCGGGGGGGGCCTGGACAGCCGCAGCCTGATCACGGTGGTGCTGCCCACGCCCATTGCAGAAAGTCTGCGCCGGGGATTCATCAAGCCGCTGGACGCCCAGGTGCTGGCCGTGCTGGAGCAGCCGGCCACCCGCGCGCTGTACCGGCTGCTGGACGGCAGCCGACATGACCCAAACCGTCCGAATGAACGGCTCAACCTGCTGCAGACGAATCTGGTGGTCTGGGCCCGTCGCGCCCGCATCCTGGACTTAAGGCCCACCAAGATTCGGCGGACCCTGGATGCAGCCCATGAGGAGCTGATTCAGGCGCGTTACCTCAGCGCCGTGGAATACAACGGACGCGGTGCCAACACCACCATCACCTACATTTTCGCGCATGACATTGAAACCAGTGATCCTGAGCTGTATGACCGGCTGGCCATGCACGGCATCGCTCCCAAGATGATCCGGGAGCTGATCCAGCGCTACGGCAACGTGACGGTGCGGGAGCGGCTCGATGAGGCTGAAACGCTCTCCAAGGGCAAACGGCAGCCGGGGGCCGGCTTCTTCGTGGCCTTCATCCGCTCACCCGAGGAGTACCGTCCGCGCGCCGTGGTGGCCCCTGGATCCTCCTCCCCCCGGCAGGCAGCTCAGCCGGTGCTGCTGGCACTTCCCAAGGTGGAAGAGCCGGACCCGGACGCCCGCGCCCGTGAGCAGTGGGAGACCATGAGCCACAGCGAGCGGGTGCGCGAGACGATGCGAGTGCTCCGGATCACCTACGGCAGCCGTTTCAGTGGCGGGCAGTATGAGGCGATCCGTGACGCGCTGGAGGTGGGTGCCTTCCGGCCGGAGGTGCTCAAAAACAACGCCGCGCGCGCCCTCAACGAGGGACGGCGCGACGAACTGGCCGCAGAGCTGCGGATGCAGGTGTTCGATCTGAATCAGTCATGA
- a CDS encoding NAD-dependent epimerase/dehydratase family protein: MTHVVVTGAAGRAGQVTVAHLLQRGYVVTAVDLQHLPRPEVQGGTLRAALRADLTDLGQTLEVMHGADAVVHLANIPAPGLYPPHHTFVQNVAMNHSVFTAAVMLQLSRVVWASSETTLGLPFNRPPAFAPVNEDHYPWPESSYALSKVVTETMAEQFARQSGMPFVALRFSNILGPDEYRAFPQLAWPDPQARRWNLWGYIDERDAAEACRLALEAPLAGASSFIIAAADTVMPTPSRELMRQVFPEVPLDPQLSGHQTLLSIERARQQLGFEPQHRWRDTVSPPDGAPTG; the protein is encoded by the coding sequence ATGACGCATGTGGTGGTAACGGGCGCGGCCGGTCGCGCAGGGCAGGTGACTGTCGCGCACCTGTTGCAGCGCGGCTATGTTGTCACGGCCGTGGACCTTCAACATTTGCCCCGGCCGGAGGTGCAGGGCGGCACGCTCCGTGCGGCCCTGCGTGCCGACCTGACCGATCTGGGCCAGACGCTGGAGGTGATGCACGGCGCCGACGCCGTGGTGCACCTCGCCAACATTCCGGCGCCGGGCCTGTACCCTCCGCACCACACCTTCGTGCAGAACGTCGCCATGAACCACAGCGTTTTTACGGCCGCCGTGATGCTGCAGCTGTCGAGGGTGGTGTGGGCCAGCAGTGAAACCACCCTGGGCCTGCCGTTTAACCGGCCTCCCGCCTTCGCGCCGGTCAACGAGGACCACTACCCGTGGCCGGAGTCGTCGTACGCGCTGAGCAAGGTGGTCACCGAGACGATGGCCGAGCAGTTCGCACGCCAGAGCGGCATGCCGTTCGTGGCGCTGCGCTTCTCCAACATTCTGGGGCCGGACGAGTACCGGGCTTTTCCCCAGTTGGCCTGGCCGGACCCGCAGGCGCGGCGCTGGAACCTGTGGGGCTACATCGACGAGCGGGACGCAGCGGAGGCCTGTCGGCTGGCCCTGGAGGCCCCGCTGGCCGGGGCCAGCAGCTTCATCATCGCGGCGGCCGACACGGTGATGCCGACTCCCTCGCGGGAGTTGATGCGGCAGGTGTTCCCGGAGGTGCCGCTGGACCCGCAGCTGAGCGGTCACCAGACGCTGCTGAGCATTGAGCGCGCCCGGCAGCAGCTGGGGTTCGAGCCGCAGCACCGCTGGCGAGACACGGTCTCGCCGCCCGACGGTGCCCCCACCGGGTAA
- a CDS encoding putative bifunctional diguanylate cyclase/phosphodiesterase: MSLTSAVYVVWVLVSGGPEAWQPPLSLLALLMVALPGAWLLWHGASGPLRPNRQRLALGLLVCAAGQLVAFAMHPDRPAVGAVLGLPLLLSAVLGLRLTWQTPGRMETLSLALEALLLSAVLVMLAMHPDRALGAVGLGLGALLLLTTPQPVEGLPPLSQTLIGSALLLGLTAAFWTVTPMGASALDISMLWVLAAGLLSGAALLRPRPPALHQGAPSRGALLLSVLPHGLLAGLYVLDVVLLLPRGPVWPVALLTLLFVCRFLLVLLNQQRQLQLWTFRAEHDQLTGLLGRRGLEEHLRRAIAGAQLSGLPTAVLFLDLDRMKSINDTFGHPVGDAMLCEVARRLSASVPSSASAARYGGDEFVVVWPGLTSVAEVGPAVERLLSVLQQPVRVGLETLSLSASVGVAMCPDDADDSTLAIERADDAMYRAKQAGKGTWRFADDALNTALVMDLQIETHLRGALERGEFEVRYQPLMQLAEVQVFGFEALLSWHSPVLGRVSPGDFIPLAEARGTIGRLGRWVLREALGQMRRWRDQGWSDGCVSVNVSVLQFEAPDFVTDIQEALQEQGLPGEVLILEVTEGALIRDVPSSVHKLAQLRAMGVSIALDDFGTGYSSLSYLQQLPVNIIKIDRAFIRDLSERGTAFVQAIIALAHSLNLTVIAEGIEVNAQRDVLVALGCEAGQGYLFAWPMAESEVAVYLAGVDTAVET; encoded by the coding sequence GTGTCCCTGACATCCGCCGTGTATGTCGTGTGGGTGCTGGTGAGCGGTGGGCCGGAGGCGTGGCAGCCGCCGCTGTCGCTGCTCGCACTGCTGATGGTGGCCTTGCCCGGCGCGTGGTTGCTGTGGCACGGCGCCTCCGGCCCGCTGCGCCCGAACCGGCAGCGGCTGGCCCTGGGCCTGCTGGTGTGCGCGGCTGGGCAGCTGGTGGCCTTCGCCATGCACCCGGATCGTCCGGCCGTCGGGGCAGTGCTGGGGTTGCCCCTGTTGCTGTCGGCGGTGCTCGGTCTGCGCCTGACCTGGCAGACGCCAGGCCGGATGGAGACCCTGAGTCTGGCGCTGGAGGCGCTGCTGCTGTCGGCGGTCCTGGTCATGCTGGCGATGCATCCGGACCGCGCCCTGGGCGCGGTGGGCCTCGGCCTGGGCGCGCTGCTGCTGCTGACCACTCCGCAGCCGGTGGAGGGCCTGCCGCCGCTCTCTCAAACCCTGATCGGGAGCGCGCTGCTGCTGGGCCTGACGGCGGCCTTCTGGACCGTGACGCCTATGGGCGCGTCCGCCCTCGACATCAGCATGCTGTGGGTCCTGGCGGCCGGACTGCTGAGCGGCGCGGCGCTGCTGCGGCCCCGGCCTCCGGCCCTGCATCAGGGTGCCCCCAGCCGCGGGGCGCTGCTGCTGTCCGTCCTGCCGCATGGCCTGCTGGCGGGGCTGTACGTGCTGGACGTGGTTCTGCTGCTGCCCCGGGGGCCGGTCTGGCCGGTCGCGCTGCTCACCCTGCTGTTCGTGTGCCGCTTCCTGCTGGTGCTGCTGAATCAGCAGCGGCAGCTGCAACTGTGGACCTTTCGGGCGGAACACGATCAGCTGACCGGCCTGCTGGGCCGCCGGGGGCTGGAGGAGCATCTGCGGCGGGCCATTGCCGGCGCCCAGCTGAGTGGCCTGCCCACGGCCGTGCTGTTCCTGGACCTGGACCGCATGAAGAGCATCAACGACACGTTCGGGCATCCGGTGGGTGACGCCATGCTCTGCGAGGTGGCGCGGCGGCTGAGCGCCTCGGTGCCGAGCAGCGCCAGCGCCGCCCGCTACGGAGGTGACGAGTTTGTGGTGGTGTGGCCGGGCCTGACGTCCGTGGCGGAGGTGGGGCCGGCGGTGGAGCGGCTGCTCTCGGTGCTGCAGCAGCCGGTGCGGGTGGGGCTGGAGACACTCTCGCTGTCGGCCAGCGTCGGGGTGGCGATGTGCCCGGACGATGCCGACGACAGCACCCTGGCCATCGAGCGGGCCGACGACGCGATGTACCGCGCCAAGCAGGCGGGCAAGGGCACCTGGCGCTTTGCCGACGACGCGCTCAACACGGCACTGGTGATGGACCTGCAAATTGAAACGCACCTGCGCGGGGCGCTGGAGCGCGGCGAATTTGAAGTTCGCTACCAGCCGCTGATGCAGCTCGCCGAGGTGCAGGTGTTCGGCTTCGAGGCGCTGCTGAGCTGGCACTCTCCGGTGCTGGGCCGGGTGTCACCCGGCGACTTCATTCCGCTGGCCGAAGCGCGCGGCACCATCGGCCGGCTGGGCCGCTGGGTGCTGCGCGAGGCACTGGGTCAGATGCGCCGCTGGCGTGATCAGGGCTGGAGTGACGGCTGCGTCTCGGTCAACGTCTCGGTGCTGCAGTTCGAGGCGCCCGACTTCGTCACAGACATCCAGGAGGCCTTGCAGGAACAGGGCCTGCCCGGGGAGGTGCTGATCCTGGAGGTGACCGAGGGCGCCCTGATCCGGGACGTGCCGTCATCGGTGCACAAGCTCGCCCAGTTGCGGGCCATGGGGGTGAGCATCGCCCTTGACGATTTCGGGACCGGGTACAGCAGCCTCAGCTACCTGCAGCAGCTGCCGGTCAACATCATCAAGATCGACCGCGCCTTCATCCGTGACCTGTCGGAGCGCGGCACCGCCTTTGTGCAGGCGATCATCGCCCTGGCACACAGCCTGAATCTGACCGTCATCGCGGAGGGCATCGAGGTGAATGCCCAGCGTGACGTGCTGGTGGCGCTGGGCTGTGAAGCAGGCCAGGGGTACCTGTTCGCGTGGCCGATGGCGGAGTCGGAAGTCGCGGTCTATCTGGCCGGCGTGGATACGGCGGTCGAAACCTGA
- a CDS encoding branched-chain amino acid ABC transporter substrate-binding protein — protein sequence MAQAATVRIATISPLTGALTGLGTEIKRGTELAVQEQVKAFKALGYDLALTSYDDQASAVLGGKVAAEVLDDPSVLGVVGALNSSVSNVAAEAFAAAHLAIVSPTSTNDQLTQHKWNHFSRVVLADSAQGIAAADYIADELKAKSVFVVSDNTAYGNGLTRVLMSNLKRRKVPISAYVGVSAGAQVADIIKRIKTSGSSVVYFGGTEDVGGQLVKGLRAAGIKATFIGGDGLDSPTFLKTTGIAGAGVVYTTGFGPVTTFANAPGFIGRYKAAYKADPSGIAVYAYDAATVLLTALKSTLNDAGALPTRLRVSEAVRKVNLPVCSGGAANTCQTVTGAIAFTDNGERVRSRLLLMRYDDYLQAQVVKIQTVNVDDAN from the coding sequence TTGGCTCAAGCCGCCACCGTCAGGATCGCGACCATCAGTCCGCTGACTGGGGCCCTGACCGGTCTGGGCACCGAGATTAAACGCGGCACGGAGCTGGCCGTGCAGGAGCAGGTCAAGGCCTTCAAGGCGCTGGGGTACGACTTGGCCCTGACGTCCTACGACGATCAGGCCTCGGCAGTGCTGGGCGGCAAAGTGGCCGCCGAGGTGCTGGACGATCCGAGCGTGCTGGGCGTGGTCGGGGCGCTGAACTCCAGCGTGTCCAATGTGGCGGCCGAGGCGTTCGCGGCCGCTCACCTGGCGATCGTGTCGCCCACCAGCACCAACGACCAGCTGACCCAGCACAAATGGAACCATTTCAGCCGGGTCGTGCTGGCCGACAGCGCCCAGGGCATCGCGGCGGCCGACTACATTGCCGACGAGCTGAAAGCCAAGTCGGTCTTCGTGGTCTCCGACAACACCGCCTACGGCAACGGGCTGACCCGGGTACTGATGTCCAACCTGAAGCGCCGTAAAGTGCCGATCTCGGCATACGTGGGCGTCTCGGCCGGCGCGCAGGTCGCGGACATCATCAAGCGCATCAAGACCAGCGGGTCGAGCGTGGTGTACTTCGGCGGCACCGAGGACGTGGGCGGTCAGCTGGTCAAGGGCCTGCGCGCCGCCGGCATCAAGGCCACCTTCATCGGCGGGGACGGACTGGACTCGCCCACCTTCCTGAAGACCACCGGCATCGCCGGGGCCGGCGTGGTGTACACCACCGGCTTCGGGCCGGTCACCACCTTCGCCAACGCGCCGGGCTTCATCGGACGCTACAAGGCGGCGTACAAGGCCGATCCGAGCGGCATCGCCGTATACGCCTACGACGCGGCCACTGTGCTGCTGACCGCCCTCAAGAGCACGCTCAACGATGCCGGTGCGCTGCCTACCCGTCTCCGGGTCAGCGAGGCGGTCCGCAAGGTGAACCTGCCGGTCTGCTCCGGCGGCGCCGCCAACACCTGCCAGACTGTGACCGGCGCCATCGCCTTCACGGACAACGGTGAGCGGGTGCGCTCGCGCCTGCTGCTGATGCGCTACGACGACTACCTGCAGGCGCAGGTGGTCAAGATCCAGACCGTCAACGTCGACGACGCGAACTAA
- a CDS encoding aldo/keto reductase, protein MHYRRLGKTGYQVSTISFGGWAIGGTWGEVNDQDSLAALHRALDLGINFFDTADVYGDGHSEQLLARLRQERQEPFYVATKAGRRLDPHEAGGYTRSNLRAFIERSRQNLQMDTLDLLQLHCPPPEVYDRQEVYDALDSFVQEGLLRAYGVSVETVEEALHAIAHPGVATVQIIFNAFRLKPAEQVFAAAREADVGLLARVPLASGLLTGKLRPDSTFAADDHRSFNRHGEAFDRGETFSGVDYATGLQAVERLRPLVPSGATLAQLALRWILMFPEVSCAIPGARTPQQVEANAAAADLPPLSEAQMQAVQQTYDELIRPQVHALW, encoded by the coding sequence ATGCACTACCGCAGACTCGGAAAGACCGGTTATCAGGTGTCCACCATCAGCTTCGGCGGCTGGGCCATCGGCGGCACCTGGGGCGAGGTGAACGATCAGGACAGTCTGGCCGCGCTGCACCGCGCGCTGGACCTGGGCATCAACTTCTTCGACACCGCCGACGTGTACGGTGACGGCCACAGCGAGCAGCTGCTGGCCCGCCTGCGACAGGAACGCCAGGAGCCGTTCTACGTAGCGACCAAGGCCGGGCGCCGCCTGGACCCGCACGAGGCGGGCGGCTACACCCGCAGCAACCTGCGCGCCTTCATTGAGCGCAGCCGGCAGAACCTGCAGATGGACACTCTGGACCTGCTGCAGCTGCACTGCCCGCCGCCGGAGGTCTATGACCGACAGGAGGTGTACGACGCCCTGGACAGCTTCGTGCAGGAGGGGCTGCTGCGTGCCTACGGCGTGAGCGTGGAGACGGTGGAGGAGGCGCTGCACGCCATTGCCCACCCGGGGGTCGCCACGGTGCAGATCATCTTCAATGCCTTCCGGCTCAAGCCGGCCGAACAGGTGTTCGCGGCGGCCCGCGAGGCGGACGTGGGCCTGCTCGCGCGGGTGCCGCTGGCCAGCGGCCTGCTGACGGGCAAACTGCGCCCTGACAGCACCTTTGCTGCCGACGATCACCGCAGCTTCAACCGGCATGGAGAGGCCTTCGACCGGGGCGAGACCTTCTCCGGCGTGGATTACGCCACCGGCCTGCAGGCAGTGGAGCGGCTGCGCCCGCTGGTGCCCTCCGGCGCCACGCTGGCCCAGCTGGCGCTGCGCTGGATTCTGATGTTTCCGGAGGTCAGCTGTGCCATTCCCGGCGCGCGCACTCCGCAGCAGGTGGAGGCCAATGCCGCCGCCGCAGACCTGCCCCCGCTCAGCGAGGCCCAGATGCAGGCGGTACAGCAGACGTATGACGAGCTGATCCGCCCGCAGGTCCACGCGCTGTGGTAA
- a CDS encoding HD domain-containing phosphohydrolase has product MFRRCVEMALSATRATSVMALLHRPAVELLEVVAAAGHLAEEALGRQVGEGEALAWRVYRSGRPYLLADVRRDPEAHFVSGRARAGMYLGVPMLDPDGHVLGVLSVDTTDSDETLDEEDGRVLSLLAQAAGVAYARLLALEEAQQSAAAFEQLARLSATLDHLNDPQLIGQRLLDTLLELGGFLCGALYSMTSEGLKTRLRAGDTSACGMDLPPAGMVSAVFQANATLLELNSRCGPDGARRTVLATPVRTHGQPVSVMMLAYPRPLPRVPPERVAMLEIVAARTGQAQERASNLEQLRQTREEALRALGRVVERRDDETFGHTDRVTTLAVRLGEVQGLHAAALQHLRWGAYLHDIGKVAVPDSILRKPGPLTPSEREVMQTHAAIGHHMVQDSEFLPPQVGEVVRHHHERWDGTGYPDQLAGEAIPLLARLFSVVDVYDALITARPYKAAWTREAALAELGRCAGTQFDPEVVRAFMQLV; this is encoded by the coding sequence GTGTTCCGCCGCTGCGTGGAGATGGCGCTGTCCGCCACACGCGCGACCTCGGTGATGGCGCTCCTGCACCGGCCGGCAGTGGAGCTTCTGGAAGTGGTGGCGGCGGCGGGCCATCTAGCAGAGGAGGCCCTGGGCCGTCAGGTCGGCGAGGGCGAAGCGCTGGCGTGGCGGGTGTACCGCAGCGGACGTCCGTATCTGCTGGCAGACGTCCGGCGGGACCCTGAGGCCCATTTTGTGTCGGGACGGGCCCGGGCCGGGATGTACCTGGGAGTGCCGATGCTGGACCCGGACGGTCACGTGCTCGGCGTGCTGTCAGTGGACACCACCGACAGTGATGAGACGCTGGACGAGGAGGACGGACGGGTGTTGAGTCTGCTGGCCCAGGCGGCCGGGGTCGCCTATGCACGGCTCTTGGCGCTGGAAGAGGCGCAGCAGTCGGCCGCGGCCTTTGAGCAACTGGCCCGGCTGTCGGCCACACTTGACCACCTCAACGACCCACAACTGATCGGCCAGCGCCTGCTCGATACCCTGTTGGAGTTGGGCGGCTTCCTGTGCGGCGCCCTCTACAGCATGACGTCGGAAGGTCTGAAGACGCGGCTGCGGGCGGGCGACACCTCCGCCTGCGGCATGGACCTGCCGCCCGCCGGCATGGTGTCCGCTGTCTTCCAGGCGAATGCCACGCTGCTGGAGCTGAATAGCCGCTGCGGGCCGGACGGGGCGCGGCGGACTGTGCTGGCGACGCCAGTGCGCACCCACGGCCAGCCGGTCAGCGTGATGATGCTAGCCTATCCTCGCCCACTGCCGCGGGTGCCACCAGAGCGGGTGGCCATGCTGGAGATCGTGGCTGCCCGCACCGGACAGGCGCAGGAGCGAGCCAGCAACCTGGAGCAGCTGCGCCAGACCCGCGAGGAGGCGCTCCGGGCGCTGGGCCGGGTGGTGGAGCGCCGCGACGACGAAACCTTCGGACACACCGACCGCGTGACCACCCTGGCGGTGCGGCTGGGCGAGGTGCAGGGCCTTCATGCCGCCGCGCTGCAGCACCTGCGCTGGGGTGCGTACCTTCATGACATTGGTAAGGTGGCGGTGCCGGACAGCATCCTGCGCAAGCCAGGGCCCCTCACGCCATCCGAACGGGAGGTCATGCAGACCCATGCAGCCATCGGCCACCACATGGTGCAGGACAGTGAATTTCTGCCGCCACAGGTGGGCGAGGTGGTGCGCCACCACCACGAGCGCTGGGACGGGACTGGCTATCCGGACCAGCTGGCCGGCGAAGCCATTCCGCTGCTGGCCCGGCTGTTCAGTGTGGTGGACGTGTATGACGCACTGATCACCGCCCGGCCCTACAAAGCGGCCTGGACTCGCGAGGCCGCATTGGCCGAACTTGGACGCTGCGCGGGCACCCAGTTCGATCCGGAGGTGGTGCGGGCCTTCATGCAGCTGGTGTAG
- a CDS encoding gamma-glutamyl-gamma-aminobutyrate hydrolase family protein, with amino-acid sequence MTRRPLIGLTTSRPSELPSYTGTSRAYTEALLAVGAIPVLLPSLPDLAPDYAAQMDAILLTGGVDLHPRHYGQSPRRGLGEVDEVRDAFEIALYRAAREHDKPVLGICRGMQVMNVLEGGSLHQHLPDVPGVWADHAQVARAPTLGHEISFVAGSALGRTHGSQALLNSYHHQAVDAVAPTLTVTASAPDGVVEALEGDGLMAVQWHPELLFVRHPAALGTFTAFMTLLGAAVQG; translated from the coding sequence ATGACCCGCCGCCCGCTGATCGGCCTCACCACCTCCCGGCCCTCCGAGCTGCCCAGCTACACCGGAACGTCCCGCGCGTATACAGAAGCGCTGCTGGCGGTTGGCGCCATTCCCGTCCTGCTGCCTTCTCTGCCGGACCTCGCGCCGGACTACGCTGCCCAGATGGACGCCATCCTGCTGACGGGCGGGGTTGATCTGCATCCCCGCCACTATGGTCAGTCGCCCCGGCGAGGTCTGGGCGAGGTGGACGAGGTGCGTGACGCCTTCGAGATCGCGCTCTACCGTGCAGCGCGCGAACATGACAAACCCGTGTTGGGCATCTGCAGGGGCATGCAGGTCATGAATGTGCTGGAGGGCGGGAGCCTTCACCAGCATCTGCCTGACGTGCCGGGCGTCTGGGCCGACCACGCCCAGGTGGCGCGCGCGCCGACGCTTGGTCATGAGATCAGTTTTGTGGCGGGGAGCGCCCTGGGACGGACGCACGGCAGTCAGGCGCTGCTCAACTCCTATCACCATCAGGCGGTGGACGCGGTCGCACCGACCCTGACCGTGACGGCCTCGGCCCCGGATGGCGTGGTGGAAGCGCTGGAAGGCGATGGCCTGATGGCGGTGCAGTGGCATCCGGAACTCCTGTTCGTCCGGCACCCAGCGGCCCTGGGGACCTTCACCGCCTTCATGACGCTGCTCGGTGCTGCGGTCCAGGGATAG